Proteins from a single region of Pseudodesulfovibrio hydrargyri:
- a CDS encoding MIP/aquaporin family protein has product MTLIKRALAELVGTFVLVFLGTGSVITTVFLFQGKAGIEGNAFNVGIEMGAWVAIAMAFGLAVIAMIYCFGHISGTHINPSVSIALWATKRFPTQDMIAYVIAQCAGASLGSLAVVAVWGARAIPTGLGATGMFDGVGYGQAMLCEGIGTFILMLTIMGSAVDARCRGGFAGLAIGLVVVADIIVFGNVTGASMNPARTFGPYLVNVLTGGPNMWSQYPIYLIGPVGGAVLAAFVYDFIGDPRNAEGSCTE; this is encoded by the coding sequence ATGACATTGATCAAACGCGCCCTCGCGGAGCTGGTCGGCACCTTCGTGCTGGTCTTCCTCGGCACGGGTTCGGTAATAACCACGGTCTTCCTGTTCCAGGGCAAGGCCGGAATCGAAGGGAACGCATTCAACGTGGGCATCGAGATGGGGGCCTGGGTGGCCATCGCCATGGCCTTCGGTCTGGCGGTCATCGCCATGATCTACTGCTTCGGGCACATCTCCGGCACCCACATCAACCCCTCGGTGAGCATCGCCCTGTGGGCCACCAAGCGGTTTCCGACACAGGACATGATCGCCTACGTCATCGCCCAGTGCGCCGGGGCGTCCCTCGGCTCGCTGGCGGTCGTCGCGGTCTGGGGAGCCCGGGCCATCCCCACCGGCCTGGGGGCCACGGGCATGTTCGACGGGGTCGGCTACGGCCAGGCCATGCTCTGCGAAGGCATCGGGACGTTCATCCTGATGCTGACCATCATGGGCTCGGCCGTGGACGCCCGCTGCCGGGGCGGCTTCGCCGGCCTGGCCATCGGCCTGGTGGTGGTCGCGGACATCATCGTCTTCGGCAACGTCACCGGCGCGTCCATGAACCCGGCCCGGACCTTCGGCCCGTACCTGGTGAACGTCCTGACCGGCGGCCCGAACATGTGGAGCCAATACCCCATCTACCTGATCGGCCCGGTCGGCGGAGCGGTCCTCGCCGCCTTCGTCTACGACTTCATCGGCGACCCCAGAAACGCCGAAGGGTCCTGCACCGAGTAA